Proteins encoded by one window of Monoglobus pectinilyticus:
- a CDS encoding AbrB/MazE/SpoVT family DNA-binding domain-containing protein, giving the protein MKILENVKTIDSLGRIVIPQDMRDEMQIRKKDEVSIIMRGEEIRIRKTENFCIACCETENLIKYQNKYICHDCIANIKKL; this is encoded by the coding sequence ATGAAAATATTAGAGAATGTAAAAACTATTGATTCTTTAGGAAGAATAGTAATACCACAGGACATGAGGGACGAAATGCAAATTAGAAAAAAAGACGAAGTATCTATAATTATGAGAGGTGAAGAAATAAGAATCAGAAAGACAGAAAATTTCTGTATTGCATGTTGCGAAACCGAAAATCTTATAAAATACCAAAATAAATATATATGTCATGACTGTATAGCAAATATTAAAAAACTATAG
- a CDS encoding RluA family pseudouridine synthase, translating into MKTVKISKADSGIRLDKFLFKIMPDAPSGVIYKSLRKKRIKVNGKRTTDGTVQLDGGDVLELYINDEFFEKGADNDDKWLGCDGNISVVYTDENIVVMNKPSGMKSQDSGDDADSLESEFRAYLYKRGELDLNGTYLPSLCHRIDRNTSGLVIGAKNLKAHRIITEKIKTREIKKFYICRAEGRVTPESGKLEGYILKCGNDRVKFSENRIDGAKPSALKYRVIKYEGNASVLEVELLSGRTHQIRATLAHYGHPLVGDKKYGAKSDGGGKYQSLSAYKLVFGFKSQSGGLEYLTGKEISIEANV; encoded by the coding sequence ATGAAAACAGTTAAAATATCCAAAGCCGACAGCGGTATAAGGCTTGATAAATTTTTATTTAAGATAATGCCCGATGCACCTTCGGGCGTTATTTATAAGTCTCTGAGGAAAAAGCGGATAAAGGTAAACGGCAAAAGGACAACTGACGGTACCGTTCAGCTTGACGGCGGAGACGTATTGGAACTTTATATTAACGACGAATTTTTTGAAAAAGGCGCAGATAATGACGATAAGTGGTTAGGCTGTGACGGAAATATTTCTGTTGTATATACTGATGAAAATATAGTTGTAATGAACAAACCGTCAGGTATGAAGTCTCAGGACAGCGGCGATGATGCGGATTCGCTTGAAAGCGAGTTTCGGGCGTATTTATATAAGCGCGGCGAACTGGATTTAAACGGGACTTATCTTCCGTCGCTCTGCCATAGGATAGACAGAAACACTTCGGGATTAGTTATAGGCGCAAAAAATTTAAAGGCGCATAGGATAATAACCGAAAAGATTAAGACCAGGGAAATTAAGAAGTTTTACATCTGCCGGGCGGAGGGAAGAGTTACGCCTGAGAGCGGAAAACTTGAGGGATATATACTAAAGTGCGGAAACGATAGGGTAAAATTCAGTGAGAATCGGATTGACGGAGCGAAACCATCGGCGCTTAAATATAGAGTTATAAAATATGAGGGAAACGCGTCTGTTTTAGAAGTGGAGCTGCTAAGCGGCAGAACCCATCAAATCAGGGCAACGCTGGCTCATTACGGGCATCCGTTGGTTGGTGATAAAAAATATGGGGCAAAATCTGACGGCGGAGGAAAATATCAGAGCCTTTCCGCATATAAGCTGGTGTTTGGATTCAAGTCACAGTCAGGCGGTCTTGAATACTTAACCGGAAAAGAAATAAGCATTGAAGCCAATGTGTAA
- a CDS encoding AbrB/MazE/SpoVT family DNA-binding domain-containing protein: MEILQIKRLVQKQGRVTIPKEICEKMGIKSDIALVFTMLDDKIIVTKEKESCVFCNDTENLRKYKEILICPTCINNIKNDI; encoded by the coding sequence ATGGAAATATTACAAATTAAAAGGTTAGTACAAAAACAAGGGAGAGTTACTATACCTAAAGAAATATGTGAAAAAATGGGTATTAAATCAGACATTGCATTAGTTTTTACAATGTTAGATGATAAAATAATTGTCACTAAAGAAAAAGAAAGCTGTGTTTTTTGTAATGATACAGAAAATCTCAGAAAATATAAAGAGATCCTAATTTGTCCAACTTGTATTAATAATATTAAAAATGATATATAA
- a CDS encoding helix-turn-helix domain-containing protein produces MEINLSNYDNKDIIKILREWTELTQKEFAESIGLKERTIRSYEAGDTIYNINTLRKISKVHKIKIIFEKK; encoded by the coding sequence ATGGAAATAAATTTAAGTAACTATGATAATAAAGACATAATAAAAATATTACGAGAATGGACAGAGCTAACTCAAAAAGAATTTGCCGAAAGCATAGGTCTAAAAGAAAGAACTATCAGAAGCTATGAAGCTGGAGACACTATATATAATATAAACACTTTAAGAAAAATCTCTAAAGTCCATAAAATTAAAATAATATTTGAAAAAAAATAA
- a CDS encoding MATE family efflux transporter, which yields MLKMAIPTIIAQIINMLYNVVDRMYIGHIPDVGGIALTGVGVTFPIIVIITAFSALVGMGGAPRAAISMGQGDNKTAEKIMGNCLTTLVIIAVILTVLTLIFAEPFILMFGGNRDTTLSYGMSYIRIYALGTIFVQCVMGMNVFITTQGFSTKAMLTIVIGAVINIILDPIFIFGFNMGVSGAAIATVISQAVSAVWVIKFLSGKKSVLKIRKSCLGFDKKIMLPVLALGLSPFIMQFTESILTVSFNFSLAQYGGDIAVGAMTILATAMQFAMMPLQGLTQGAQPIISYNYGAGNKKRVEKAFGLLLLFSFIFSLLFWSVCMFAPQFLVGMFSNDPNLVMFAEWALRIYIASVCIFGIQIACQQTFIALNQAGVSIFLALLRKIVLLIPLIFILPNIITPGFAGIFTPDNIPPLLESGGNIVKVFAVFLAEPISDFLAVVFTALMFALKFKKILSGNERCEKV from the coding sequence ATGCTCAAAATGGCGATACCGACTATTATAGCGCAGATAATTAATATGCTGTATAATGTGGTTGACCGAATGTACATAGGTCATATTCCCGACGTGGGCGGAATAGCGCTGACCGGAGTTGGCGTAACATTTCCTATAATAGTTATCATAACGGCATTTTCAGCTTTGGTCGGAATGGGCGGAGCACCTCGCGCCGCTATAAGCATGGGTCAGGGAGATAATAAAACAGCTGAAAAAATCATGGGTAACTGTTTGACAACGCTGGTAATAATAGCGGTGATATTAACAGTTCTGACCTTGATTTTTGCGGAGCCTTTTATTTTGATGTTCGGCGGAAACCGGGACACAACTTTAAGCTACGGAATGAGTTACATCAGGATTTATGCGCTTGGAACTATCTTTGTCCAATGTGTTATGGGAATGAATGTGTTTATCACAACACAGGGCTTTTCTACAAAGGCAATGCTGACAATAGTAATCGGAGCGGTTATTAATATAATACTGGATCCGATTTTCATTTTCGGGTTCAATATGGGCGTCAGCGGAGCAGCTATTGCTACAGTTATTTCCCAGGCCGTTTCAGCGGTGTGGGTAATAAAGTTCTTGTCGGGTAAAAAGAGCGTTTTGAAAATAAGGAAATCCTGCCTGGGCTTTGATAAAAAAATTATGCTCCCGGTGCTGGCGCTGGGACTGTCGCCGTTTATAATGCAGTTTACCGAGAGTATTCTGACGGTCAGTTTTAATTTCTCGCTGGCTCAGTACGGCGGAGATATAGCGGTTGGGGCTATGACTATTCTAGCAACCGCAATGCAGTTCGCTATGATGCCGCTTCAGGGACTTACGCAGGGCGCGCAGCCTATAATTAGCTATAACTATGGAGCCGGCAACAAAAAGAGGGTTGAAAAAGCATTCGGATTATTGCTTTTGTTCTCGTTTATTTTTTCATTGTTATTCTGGTCGGTGTGTATGTTTGCCCCTCAATTCCTGGTAGGAATGTTCAGCAATGACCCGAATCTTGTTATGTTTGCTGAATGGGCGCTCAGGATTTATATAGCTTCTGTTTGTATTTTTGGTATACAAATAGCGTGTCAGCAGACGTTTATAGCATTAAACCAAGCCGGAGTTTCAATATTTTTGGCGCTGCTCAGAAAAATCGTTCTGCTTATACCGTTAATTTTTATACTGCCGAATATTATAACTCCCGGATTTGCCGGTATATTTACGCCGGATAATATTCCACCTCTTTTGGAAAGCGGAGGGAATATAGTAAAAGTTTTCGCGGTATTTTTAGCGGAGCCTATTTCAGACTTCTTGGCCGTGGTGTTTACCGCGCTGATGTTTGCTCTGAAGTTTAAAAAGATATTATCAGGCAATGAAAGATGTGAGAAAGTATAA
- a CDS encoding hemolysin family protein → MNSNLTGQIILQAVLIAMNAIFACAEIAVISMSGNRLDKLAGDGDKRALRLARLTNQPARFLATIQVAITLSGFLGSAFAADNFSDMLVTAIMKLNLPVSEKTLDTISVVLITIILSFFTLVFGELVPKRLAMRKSESIALAISGLVSVISKLFAPIVWLLTASTNSILRLLGIDPNAEDEEITEDEIRMMANAGSEKGVIDHEENEIIQNLFEFDDMHADEIATHRTELDVLWTKDGIDKWHETITGSEHSYYPICDKTIDNIIGLLDARKYFILKNPTKDIIMEKAVVNAYAVPESIRADILLQNMKKSHNYFAVVTDEFGGTYGVITITDLLEKLVGDLYQEDDEFKRLPSGEVIIMGKTDLDKFEKKYNLKLSSDSATVGGWVTEQLGRLPQNGDSFEYESLSITVSKTDNKKVIEINVK, encoded by the coding sequence TTGAACAGCAATTTAACAGGACAAATCATTTTACAAGCAGTGCTTATCGCCATGAACGCCATATTTGCCTGCGCCGAAATAGCGGTTATATCAATGAGCGGCAACCGTTTGGATAAACTGGCCGGAGACGGCGACAAGCGCGCTCTCAGACTGGCAAGGCTGACAAACCAGCCGGCACGCTTTCTGGCCACGATACAAGTCGCTATAACACTATCAGGATTTTTAGGAAGCGCCTTCGCCGCCGACAACTTTTCCGATATGCTTGTAACAGCAATAATGAAGTTAAACCTGCCTGTTTCCGAAAAAACACTCGATACTATTTCGGTAGTATTGATTACAATAATATTATCATTTTTCACACTTGTGTTTGGCGAACTTGTTCCCAAACGTTTGGCGATGCGAAAATCTGAAAGTATAGCGCTGGCAATCTCCGGTTTAGTTTCTGTGATTTCAAAGCTTTTTGCGCCTATAGTATGGCTGCTTACCGCATCTACAAACTCTATCCTGAGACTGCTGGGCATTGACCCGAATGCGGAGGATGAAGAAATAACGGAAGACGAAATAAGAATGATGGCAAACGCCGGAAGTGAGAAAGGCGTTATAGACCATGAAGAAAATGAGATAATACAAAACCTGTTTGAGTTTGACGACATGCACGCCGACGAAATAGCAACTCACAGAACCGAGCTCGATGTGCTGTGGACTAAAGACGGTATTGACAAATGGCATGAAACAATCACCGGTTCGGAACATTCATATTATCCGATATGCGATAAAACCATTGACAATATTATAGGGTTATTAGACGCCAGGAAGTATTTTATACTGAAAAACCCTACAAAAGATATAATAATGGAAAAAGCCGTAGTAAACGCGTATGCTGTACCCGAAAGTATCAGAGCTGACATACTTTTGCAGAATATGAAAAAAAGTCACAATTATTTCGCTGTCGTAACCGATGAATTCGGCGGAACATACGGGGTTATAACCATAACCGACCTGCTTGAAAAACTTGTGGGAGATTTATATCAAGAAGATGATGAGTTTAAGCGGCTCCCAAGCGGTGAGGTTATAATTATGGGAAAGACCGATTTAGACAAGTTTGAAAAGAAATACAATCTCAAGCTGAGTTCAGACTCTGCTACTGTTGGAGGCTGGGTAACTGAGCAGTTAGGGAGGCTTCCGCAAAACGGAGATTCGTTTGAATATGAAAGTTTATCAATCACTGTGTCAAAAACAGACAATAAAAAGGTTATTGAAATAAACGTGAAGTAA
- a CDS encoding tRNA threonylcarbamoyladenosine dehydratase, with translation MQRTEMLLGYDGIENLKNAKVALFGVGGVGGYTAEALARSGVGSIDLYDSDRVSLSNINRQIAALHSTVGKYKADVIKERILDINSCAEVNAYKVFYLPENADDYPLDKYDYVVDAIDTVSAKIELICRCDRMGVPIISAMGAGNKLDPTAFKVADIYSTKMCPLAKVMRRELKSRDIKSLKVVYSEEKAKKPEIQLYDSENNKPVPGSVSFVPSVAGLIIAGEVIKDLALRAKEEEYENS, from the coding sequence ATGCAAAGAACCGAAATGCTGCTTGGATATGACGGGATTGAAAACCTTAAAAATGCAAAAGTGGCTCTGTTTGGGGTTGGCGGAGTTGGAGGATACACAGCCGAGGCGCTGGCCCGTTCAGGCGTTGGAAGCATAGATTTATATGACAGCGACCGGGTGTCGCTGAGCAATATAAACCGTCAAATAGCGGCGCTTCACAGCACTGTGGGAAAATACAAGGCTGATGTAATAAAAGAGCGTATACTCGATATAAACAGTTGTGCTGAGGTCAATGCCTATAAGGTGTTTTATCTTCCTGAAAATGCTGACGACTATCCGCTTGATAAATATGACTATGTTGTTGACGCTATAGACACCGTATCAGCCAAAATTGAACTGATATGCAGGTGTGACAGGATGGGTGTTCCTATAATAAGCGCCATGGGAGCCGGAAATAAACTTGACCCGACAGCTTTTAAGGTTGCGGATATATATTCGACTAAGATGTGTCCGCTGGCAAAAGTGATGCGCCGGGAACTTAAAAGCCGGGATATTAAGTCGCTGAAAGTGGTATATTCAGAGGAAAAGGCAAAGAAGCCGGAAATACAGTTGTATGACAGTGAAAATAATAAACCGGTTCCGGGAAGCGTCAGCTTTGTGCCGTCGGTTGCAGGTCTGATTATTGCAGGAGAGGTAATAAAAGATTTGGCGCTCAGAGCGAAAGAGGAAGAGTATGAAAACAGTTAA